TAATTTAAAATACAATGCAACTGACTGCATAGCATGCGGTGACTGCGAACCGCGCTGCCCATTCAATGTTCATATAGTTGACGTAATGCTGGATGCACAGGACTTATTCGGATTTTAGGTGATATGATGCAATACTTGACATTAAACAATGGAGTAAAAATGCCAATTTTAGGATTTGGAGTATATCAAATCCCACAGGAAGAAACAAAACAAGCAGTACTTGATGCAATTGATGCAGGATACAGATCAATTGACACTGCACAAAGCTACTTTAATGAAAAGCAAGTTGGTGAAGCAATTGCTGAATGTGGAGTTCCACGTGAAGAATTATTCATTACAACAAAAGTATGGATTGAAAACTATGGATATGACAAATGCAAAGCATCAGTTTTAGAATCCCTTGAAAAATTGGGACTGGATTACATTGACTTGGTATTGTTGCACCAGCCATTTTCAGATTACTATGGAGCTTACAGGGCACTTGAAGACTTGTACGAAGAAGGAATTATAAAAGCAATTGGTGTTTCTAACTTCTATCCTGACAGGTTAACTGACATCTGCTTATTTGAGCGTAAGGTTATTCCTGCAGTCAACCAAGTTGAAACCAATCCATTCAATGCCCAATATTCTGCACAGGCAAACATGGAGAAAAATGGAGTTCAAATCGCAGCATGGGCAC
This Methanobrevibacter sp. DNA region includes the following protein-coding sequences:
- a CDS encoding aldo/keto reductase translates to MQYLTLNNGVKMPILGFGVYQIPQEETKQAVLDAIDAGYRSIDTAQSYFNEKQVGEAIAECGVPREELFITTKVWIENYGYDKCKASVLESLEKLGLDYIDLVLLHQPFSDYYGAYRALEDLYEEGIIKAIGVSNFYPDRLTDICLFERKVIPAVNQVETNPFNAQYSAQANMEKNGVQIAAWAPFGEGMQGMFTNETLVKIGEKHGKTAAQVILRWLIDRSVIVLCKSTHKERMEENIDVFDFALDEEDMLEIMKLDKSESMFFDHADPEMVEWFDEMIEVRKNQ